The Accipiter gentilis chromosome 7, bAccGen1.1, whole genome shotgun sequence genome includes a region encoding these proteins:
- the LOC126041100 gene encoding keratin-associated protein 5-4-like — MCSRQDKDQCHRQERYTHQSSGGCHSSGGSGGCHSSGGSGGCHSSGGSGGCHSSGGSGGCHSSGGSGGCHSSGGSGGCHSSGSSGSCHSSSGSSCHGKPQVQCQQQQQQQQVHQLPSQKLK, encoded by the coding sequence ATGTGCTCCCGCCAGGACAAGGACCAGTGCCACAGGCAGGAGCGCTACACCCACCAGAGCAGCGGTGGCTGTCACAGCTCCGGAGGCAGCGGTGGCTGTCACAGCTCCGGAGGCAGTGGTGGCTGTCACAGCTCTGGAGGCAGCGGTGGTTGTCACAGCTCTGGAGGCAGCGGTGGCTGTCACAGCTCCGGAGGCAGTGGTGGCTGCCACAGCTCCGGTGGCAGCGGTGGCTGTCACAGCtctggcagcagtggcagctgccacagcagcagtggcTCCAGCTGCCATGGGAAGCCACAGgtccagtgccagcagcagcagcagcagcagcaggtccacCAGCTGCCCTCGCAGAAGCTGAAGTGA
- the LOC126041099 gene encoding sericin-1-like, whose product MCSRQDKDQCHRQEHYTLQSSRGCHGSGGGCHSSGGGGCHSSGSGSSCHSSGSGSGCHSSGGSGGCHSSGGSGGCHSSGGSGGCHSSGSSGSCHSSSGSSCHGKPQVQCQQQQQQQQVHQLPSQKLK is encoded by the coding sequence ATGTGCTCTCGCCAGGACAAGGACCAGTGCCACAGGCAGGAGCACTACACCCTCCAGAGCAGTAGAGGCTGCCACGGGAGCGGTGGTGGCTGTCACAGCAGTGGTGGCGGTGGCTGTcacagctctggcagtggcagcagctgtCACAGCTCCGGCAGTGGCAGTGgctgccacagctctggaggCAGCGGTGGCTGTCACAGCTCCGGAGGCAGTGGTGGCTGCCACAGCTCCGGTGGCAGCGGTGGCTGTCACAGCtctggcagcagtggcagctgccacagcagcagtggcTCCAGCTGCCATGGGAAGCCACAGgtccagtgccagcagcagcagcagcagcagcaggtccacCAGCTGCCCTCGCAGAAGCTGAAGTGA
- the LOC126040837 gene encoding protein S100-A7-like, whose protein sequence is MSASTQSTATLPETQQFPGNCTLEMALKTIVDVYHRYSIREGQLDLLSFNDFRTLLTEQAPTFLQACGRNKREYLRKLFEETDLNKDRELTFEEFTIVLAKLTDDAHRISHRDDRCIPDKD, encoded by the exons ATGTCTGCAAGCACCCAGAGCACAGCCACCCTTCCTGAGACTCAGCAGTTCCCTGGAAACTGCACACTGGAGATGGCCCTGAAAACCATTGTGGATGTCTACCACCGTTACAGCATCCGGGAGGGCCAGCTTGATCTCCTCAGCTTCAATGACTTCAGGACACTGCTGACTGAGCAGGCACCGACCTTCCTACAAGCTTGC GGCAGGAACAAACGTGAATACCTGAGGAAACTCTTTGAAGAGACAGACTTAAATAAGGACAGGGAGCTGACTTTTGAGGAGTTCACCATCGTCTTGGCCAAGTTGACCGATGATGCCCATCGCATCAGCCACCGGGATGACCGCTGTATACCAGACAAGGATTGA
- the LOC126040663 gene encoding protein MRP-126-like: MYKYVMKMDWNWVKQTFHNRWRGTGGWSGYKRCCAWDQPRSSLRGSHYFVKMSKTSQIQEPLSELEKAMDVIIDVFHQYSRREGDRDTLTKKELKLLIEKQLVNYLKHVKNKATIDEIMKDLDINKDAQISFCEVMLLIVRVTIATHEHLHDVEDQQQQHKHQHQHHH, translated from the exons ATGTACAAGTATGTAATGAAGATGGACTGGAATTGGGTGAAACAGACATTTCACAACAGGTGGAGGGGCACAGGCGGATGGTCAGGCTATAAAAGATGCTGTGCTTGGGACCAGCCCCGCTCCAGCCTGAGGGGATCTCACTACTTTGTCAAGATGAGCAAG ACCTCCCAGATCCAGGAACCGCTCTCTGAGCTGGAGAAGGCCATGGATGTCATCATTGATGTCTTCCACCAGTACTCAAGGCGGGAAGGGGACAGAGACACCCTGACCAAGAAGGAGCTGAAGCTCCTGATTGAGAAGCAGCTTGTGAACTATCTCAAG CATGTGAAAAACAAGGCCACCATTGATGAAATCATGAAGGACCTTGACATCAATAAGGATGCACAGATCAGCTTCTGCGAGGTGATGTTGCTGATTGTCCGTGTTACCATTGCCACCCATGAACACCTCCATGATGTTGaggaccagcagcagcaacacaaaCACCAGCACCAACACCACCACTGA